DNA sequence from the Armigeres subalbatus isolate Guangzhou_Male chromosome 1, GZ_Asu_2, whole genome shotgun sequence genome:
GAGATcatcagttgcattctagcaaaaattccgcttgaggcccttcctaaatattttaaaaacagccactacacctgatggtataattgcaatatttccattatcagacGACAGGaggtgttgctgtgtgtttgtatcaatgtaatattgcatatacactagtgacatatgccgttcgatatcgtaagcttttaatgttccttccacacacacgaggtggagaacagtcttgaagaaattgaaagtatacagctaaaatttagtatggagatacaatgaaatctcttttattgtttagaactgtaaaacaagtcgtgggaacaaaaaatctaaaaattatttgttgctttttgacctaggtttcatattgatgcgatgcgtagttaatgagaacggatgatttgcccatacaaggaaattcattttactttaaatgttgtggcgccatctcgttcaaacagcacctttgtctttgccttattgccaagaaatttgaagaactgTATATGGGAAGGCACGTCGGTTGGTCGGTGAAATTACCTTGAAGTTGTTTCAGTATTTTTCAGCAATGGAACTGTTGTACCGCAATTACAGAGAAAATGCATAATCTAACTCAGGCGACCTTCATAAGAAATTGGTCAACGAATtagaccgtctaagacgaattaagtactgtccatttaattccaccagtttattttcgttatctttgcagatacgtatttcgaccacaactgtgtggtcgtcttcagtgtcttgtacttaactggtggaattaaatggacagtacttaattcgtcttagacggtttaatacattccactaaaagagcttaatatatttttctcaacGAATTAGAGGTATTACCAGACAAAATTTTCCATTGTCGAGACTTCAAGCTTAAGTTGATTAACCGGTATATACTTTTTCGATTAAAATCCTGGGGAACCAGAAAACAACGTAAACAAAAGCTTGATAGTAGGAGTATGCTGTACTGAACAAAtgttgtttatgtttatataaattGTTTTTCATCGGTTATGTAAATAAATATCTGTTAGGTGAATTAAATAAGTCTTTCGTCACTAATCTGccgcaaggaatgtaattgtcgcacACATCTATACAAGGATCTGGTTCGCcagttgaaatttgttttgtttgaaagtAGCACCCTATGTACGTGGATGAATTCATTGCGCgtaggcatttttttgttttgcgagATATTTTACGACTACAAAAAGCAGTAATCTATCAATGTATTTGGTAAGATTTTTTCCTGAATGAATATATTGGAAAAACTATAAATCTCAAAGAAACAGTGTTAGGAAATGTGTTATAATCGGCATGAATGAAATCGTTATATCTACATGTCTACATCTAAAATGAATCTCAATCTTGACCAAATTGTCGCATAGGGTGTTAATGTGCGCCATACATCTGCATCAGTACGGTGAAGTAAGAGCCTGCGCTACGGAGAGCCTACAACAGTTTCAAgttattaaataattaaaaaagacGAGAGAAACATAAAAATTACCATTCCAAACGTGGTACGATTGATGTAGAAAAACTTCCCGGTGGTAAGTGCTGTAATTCGCTGCGATCTACGCAAcacaaagagcagatttttctGCTCGGCTACTGACCATTGATACCAAGGGATATCATAGATTGCATCTGCCACGGAAGTGCTCTGCAAAGGATTCTTTTATCAAAAGGTGAGTCATATAAAAAACACTACTGACCGCCGACATGAGCGTCGATCCTAGCATCGAGTACATCAGAATGTGAGACAAGATGAATATCATCATAAGAATCATTTTGAGCAATAGGTCCTGATCGTCGTTCGCCTACAATTGGAATTTATGTTTAATTAGATTCGTTCACTCTATAATACATGATCTCAAAACTTACCAGCATCAGAGTCATCAAAGTCAAACAGACCATAATGATGAACGTCCCAAACTGTGTTAGCATATAAACATTTAGAGCGTATTCCAAAGAACGAACACTTCTACAACAACATAGTAAAATACAttctaaatttatttaaaaaaaaattacttgacAAGTTTACCTATAGATAACCTCATGTATTTCAACGATGTCGATTAAGCTTTCAAATCTAGACTTTTCATCTGTTAATGCACTCAAACGGGACGCCTTGCGACTAACTAATTCGAATAAATCGGCCGCATGTTTAATCAAGCTCCAATTTAAGCTGTTGATCGGAACAATCACTAATACTACAATTATTAATGCTATCCCACTGAAGGCAATTACCAGCAGCCAAAGCCAAATATTGTAAGTGAAATCAAATACATAAAAACTGGAAACGAGATTAAAGTTCTTTAAAACATTAgtttaaataattaattaacttACTCTGCTTCTAGAATCCCGTGTAGCGGGGGTAATTCTCCTGTATTTAGATACTGAAGCAACGTGAAAACTGGATTGGACGATATATACGTAAATACTACCGTTAATTGGAAAGTAATATAAAACTTAAAGTAACGATCCACGGCTGACCCCAAGTTATTTATCGTGTCCTGCAACTCTAAATCCAAAACCCGCAGGCTCGCTTGCAATCCAAAACGCAAATCGGTGTACGCTTCTTCCAGCGCATGTTGATGGACGACAGTGGACAACACCAAGGTAACTATATTGAGAATGGAAATCGTTTCGACTACAGTTCACACAATAATTGCAAAACTAGACTGCTGCCGGATGAGGAAAACGATTCCCGGTAGCACCATCGACACCATAAACAACGCGATGTAGAAAAATGGTTTTACAAGGCTTCGCTTCTGGAAGGGTTGCACCCAAAGTCCTAGGTTCTGCAAAAATTTTATGATTAATTGCATGATGTTTGCCGGTTGGGTACCCGTCTATGAATGTCCTGAAATTTTCTCCGtagttgaaatataattgaatgcaaGGCTGTTAATGAGGTTGCAACACCTGCGTAAATTCCCATTAATTAGATCCGGATTAGACGAAACTAATAATAATTGAATTAATCGAGAACATACCCAATTAACCATCATAGCGGAATTtgtgtcaaaacaaaatcagaaaaattcaaaagagttAACGGTTAAGCTCGATACGACTATGGTAAGGTGAGGCTATTAGAATGATGTTAGTATATAAACGCTGCActaggtcattaccaagatttgggaggaagttttgccacaggagtggatggaaagtgtcgtgtgtcccatctacaaaaagggcgataagctggattgtagcaactaccgcgcaatcacattgctgaatgccgcctacaaggtactctcccaaattttatgccgtcgactagcaccaattgcaaaggagttcgtggggcagtaccaagcgggttttatgggcgaacgctccaccacagaccaggtgttcgccattcgccaagtactgcagaaatgtcgcgaatacaacgtgcccacacatcatctattcttcgacttcaaagccgcatgatacaatcgatcgagaccagctatggcagctaatgcacgaaaacggatttccggataaactgacacggttgatcaaagcgacgatggatcgggtgatgtgcgtagttcgagtttcaggggcattctcgagtcccttcgaaacccgcagagggttaaggcaaggtgatggtctttcgtgtctgctattcagcatcgctttggaaggggtaatacgaagagcagggattaacacgagtggtacaattttcaataagtccgtccagctatttggcttcgccgacgacagatattatggcacgtaactttgagaagatggaggaagcctacatcagactgaagagggaagccaagcggatcggactagtcatcaacacgtcgaagacgaagtacatgatagaaagaggttcaagagaagacaatgtaagccacccaccgcgagtttgcatcggtggtgacgaaatcgagatggtagaagaatttgtgtacttgggctcactggtgactgccaaaaatgataccagcagagaaattcggagacgcatagtggctggtacatactttggactgcgcaagacgctccgatcaaatagagttcgccgccgtaccaaactgacaatctacaaaacgctcattagaccggtagtcctctacggacacgagacctggacgatgctcgtggaggaccaacgcgcacttggagttttcgaaaggaaagttttgcgtaccatctatggtggagtgcagatggcggacggtacgtggaggaggcgaatgaaccacgagttgcatcagctgttgggagaaccatccatcgttcacaccgcgaaaatcggacgactgtggtgggccgggcacgtagccagaatgtcagacagtaacccggtgaaaatggttctcgacaacgatccgacgggcacaagaaggcgaggtgcgcagcgggcaaggtggatcgatcaggtggaagatgacttgcggaccctccgtagactgcgtggttggcgacgtgtagccatggaccgagccgaatggagaagactcttatatactcTTATATATATaagagaagactcttatatagtctgaataaataaatacatagtATATAAACATCGGTAGATGGGAATCAGATATTCCATCAATCTCCTGTTtcgggattgaatccaaaactATAGCGGAACTATGGGAATCTGAGAACTTATCACGATTGGAATTAACCGAAGAAGGGTCTACCTCAAACGTCCAGCAGATTTTCGAAGTTTACAACAACCAATGGGGTAACAGAGAGATGATTCTGTGAAACGATCGGCCATAGGAAGTTCTCTCGCAAGTACAGAGCACAGAAAACAGACATGGAGGCACATGCAGCATTTTGTTGAAAACGTGTTTGAAACTCATCAGTGCCACCAACGCAGACTGCCCGACATACAAACTCAATCTCACCAAGCTATGGCGTTGGCTTACACTAGAATGTAggaattttgaatttggattgattgtaCTGCGATTTTGTTGGAAACGATAGACAACGAGATTTATTGCTCTACAGAATATACGCGACGATATTACAATACGATGCGTTCGAATTTTTATTTGCGACTGACTCTCATAACCACAAtgacaaacttcaaaattaCCAGTACAAAGCTTTACACAACGACACGATTTAAGATGAACGTCTGCTCTCTGTGCTTCTACACTCATCGTATGTGTATTCGAGTTCATACAACATAGAGCGATGCGTAGATAGTGGAGCTGTTTCTATTCATTTTTCATCATGTGTGTTTTTGCCGAAAACTGGAAACCGAAACTACCACATTTCAAGACCGACAAAATAGTTGTTCGAAGCCCTAAGCGAATCTCCGATTTGATAAACGACGCGCCTTCAatgagattgctctctgtgaagggtgtAAATAGCGGGACCGTCTCATGTatactgaaaaccaaaactacccaaaagtgggttgtttgcactcaaaaccgtggtttgggccaataacccaaatttgagtaaaatgacttttctggcgctaggtagtttgcctttaatcccatgtaaacaatttacccaaagctgagtttaatttatccaaagcggaccttaatcaacccaaaatagagaatattgaatttactcaaatttgggttattgggctgagcaacctcggtgaggtgtttgcatcttgctctagttttgatagcaatcatgggaaagaaagggaaaactacccaaatttgggtaatttttttctgcTGTATTCTCAtaagtgcgtatattgaactcaaagtttgggttgatttatctgtccgtgtactcttgggaaaacaaaacaagaactgtatcgaaaccgatacttcattgcttctcaatagtaatAGAGTAATTCgacattttgacgtaaactacgtctaaggggaagactcggatacagggtgacaaatgaaaatttccaaattcgagaccgtcacgaaatcatgtaagattttgaacattaatagcgcctttatcttccgatggatttttgagatttatatatcaatcgactcggaaattctctaccaatttgtcaattatattgaaactttgggttatgaacgttaaaatagggtatcggatcattttggcagcaccctcttttcttgtccgcaagaagtttcgtttcggccgtcgccgttcagtgcggttggcttttggactctgctttttgtgcggtgtttcgcacaaaaagtagaacaatggagccggaccagtgaccgcggtcggaacaaatctcgcttaacttttcaaaaggacctcagtaacatttttttcatgatttaatttgaatactgcaatggatagctttcatgttgttctgttgattgcactatttaaattaaatcatgaaaaaaatgttacttaggtccttttgaaaagttaagcgagaaatgtaacaaaaatgcgtaatgtagtgcatagtgtataaaaagtgatgcagataggggcatgtctgtgcaggcatgagacgatcaattggtATCAAGCCAATGCCCTTGCCAGTAAtgcaattggcgctttgatgttgcatgaagaagaagaagcagagaGATGATcgaaatcgaaaaaatctccacgggaaaccatacgaagaagtttttaaaactcttcccaaaaattctagaagcaatttaatttaaaacggtaagcagtacggggttggacttttcttctactgtatgATAAATACAATATTACtattaaaaagtttattttgtgatattacactcaacacacagtataagaaaagtccaaccccgtacaaacatgtttatattaaGAAACGGCGTGGGAAAAatgttgagcattttttttttcaaactgaaaactaataaggccgttacacagatttattaaaaattatggtctccgcaaagtcaagggggagggggtaaccttcttcttctactgaatcgagcggcgtgaaaatttgaacgcagaggtttttggggccggggaaggttcttaagatggttcgagacccatctcctctttgaaacctagctcttatacaaatgaaacaccaatttcatcataacttgagatcaagcaaatggaaccaaatctggcgtgtggaggttttggaagataagatatgtttctgtgatggTTTGCAACGCTTCCCCCTTCTGGGAAAaggggctctcatacaaatgaaccaaaaatttctgcataactcgagaactaatcagagaataaatcaatgttaggcgaaacaaagttcgtcgggtctgctagtaaaaaataaataggtattaaaatgaaaaaaataaaataaaaaaactcctcggatttgttaaagaatgtttagaaagttctcaaaattatcCGGTAAATgtttttgttgcccctcaagttgttatttttgaggaaaacaatccgaagggggggggggacacatattttaaaaaaaatattttatatcggcctaataatattttggccaattaaatgcgcgcctgaatcagaaggatttaactttgattcaggtagtgtgaatgcacttaaccctctaagacccgggacgaacggatttttttcaaatggctcgcattcagcacctgatcgtcggaattcctcgcggtttcgtttgtgctcaatgggaatagctatatttttgctctgatacattttcaaataaaaatttttgttcaggtccgagttattgctaaaaataagtgtgcgcgggggtgttttttctataattcaaacatctcttcaatattctggacgtgttcatgcccaaaatttatcaaatcacccatcaaaccaacccaaaaagatatttgtaaagatttttagtcgattccgatgttttcaccatttgagtagggcaggattgactgaattcagggccgcattcaggggttacaatggtatagtatgggctaaaaattcaattacaatgaaatttgcatgagcatgcggctgcacaaatttaaaaatcaggagttttaaatatttaatttttaattgaaaatgggattctgaaattcttatcagggccggatttaggggtcgaaatgggggtgaccaggaaccatatcaccaattgcaatgaaactgggcatgcgactgctcaaacttcatgaaaacacatcaggaggtcaaagaactctgtttgaatttgaaattgaccttctgtaatttttaccagggccggcttcaggggtccaaattgggagggcaagggccatatcaccaaaagcaatgaaactgggcatgcgactgctcaaacaccatggaaacacatcaggagctaaaagaaatctgtttcaaatggaaattgatcttctgaaatttcaaccagggccggatttaggagtgaaaatggggagggcaggggccatatcaccaattgcaatgaaacagggcatgcgactgctcaaacaccatggaaacacatcaggagctcaaagaaatctgttcaaatggaaattgatcttctgaaatttcaaccagggccggatttaggagtgaaaatggggagggcagaggccatatcaccaattgcaatgaaacagggcatgcgactgctcaaactccatgaaaacacatcaggagctcaaagaactctgtttgaatttgaaattgaccttctgtaattttgaccaggaccggcttcaggggtccaaatggggagagcaagggccatatcaccaaaagcaatgaaactgggcatgcgattgctcaaacaccatgaaaatacattaggagcacaaagaactctgtttgaatttgaaattgaccttctgtaatttttACCAGGaccggcttcaggggtccaaatggggagggcaagggccatatcaccaatagcaatgaaactgggcatgcgactgctcaaacaccatggaaacacatcaggagctcaaagaaatctgtttcaaatggaaattgatcttctgaaatttcaaccagggccggatttaggagtgaaaatgggaaAGCAAgtgccatatcaccaattgcaatgaaatagggcatgcgactgctcaaacttcatgaaaacacatcaggagctcaaagaattctgctcgaacttcaaattgtctttccgaaattttgaccaggaccggcttcaggggtccaaatggggagagcaaaggccatatcaccaatagaaataaaactgggcagtgggcatgcgactgctcaaacttcatgaaaatacatcaggatctcaaagaactctgtttgaatttgaaattgaccttctgaaatttcaaccagggccggattcaggggtgaaaATATGAAGAGCGGgctgctcaaacatcatgaaaacacatcaggagctcaaagtattctgattgaacttgaaactgctctgatacaaatttcaggaatttctccggaaaatactccaggaattcctccagaagttcctccaggaattcctctagaagttcctccgggaattcctccaaaagttcctccaggaatttctttctccggaagttcctccaggaattcctccggaagttcctccaggaattcctgcggaagttcctccaggaattcctccggaagttcctccaggaattcctccggaagttcctccaggaattcctccggaagttcctccaggaattcctccggaagttcctccaggaattcctccggaagttcctccaggaattcctccggaagttcctccaggaattcctccggacgttcttccaggaattcctccggaagttcctccaggaattcctccagaagttcctccaggaattcctccggaagttcctccgtgaatttctccggaagttcctccagaaattcctctggaagttgctccaggaattcctccggaagttcctccaggaattcctccggaagttccaccaggaatttttccgggagttcctccaggaattccattggaagttcctccaggaattccatcggaagttccttcaggaattccttcggaagttccttcaggaattctctcgaaaattccttcaggaatactctcgaaaattcctccaggaatttcttcggaagttcttcggaatttttccagaaggtgctccaggaagttccaccaggaattccttcctaagttccaccaggaattccttcggaagttccaccaggaattccttcggaagtttcttctggaattcctccagaagttcatgcaggaatttctgcagaagttacttcacgaattcaggaattctttcggaactttcagagatcctccaggaattcctgatggaacttccgaaggaattcctggtggaacgtccgaaggaattcctggaggaacttccgaaggaattcctggacgaacttccgaagaaattcctggaggaacttccgaaggaattcctggtggaacttccgaaggaattcctggtggaacttccgaaggaattcctggagcaacttccggaggaattcctggaggaacttccggaggaattcctggaggaacttccggaggaattcctggaggaacttccggaggaattcctggaggaacttctggaggaattcctggaggaacttccggaggaattcctggacgaacttccggaggaattcctggacgaacttccggaggaattcctggaggaacttccggaggaattcctggaggaacttccgggggaattcctggaggaacttccggaggaattcctggaggaacttccggaggaattcctggaggaacttccgaaggaattcctggaggaacttccggaggaattcctggaggaacttccggaggaattcctggaggaacttccggaggaattcctggaggaacttccggaggaattcctggagcaacttccggaggaattcctggaggaacttccggaggaattcctggaggaacttccggaggaattcctggaggaacttccggaggaattcctggaggaacttccggaggaattcctggaggaacttccggaggaattcctgaaggaactt
Encoded proteins:
- the LOC134206498 gene encoding odorant receptor 22c-like; this translates as MLTQFGTFIIMVCLTLMTLMLANDDQDLLLKMILMMIFILSHILMYSMLGSTLMSASTSVADAIYDIPWYQWSVAEQKNLLFVLRRSQRITALTTGKFFYINRTTFGMALRSAGSYFTVLMQMYGAH